Proteins encoded together in one Undibacterium sp. CCC3.4 window:
- the cysC gene encoding adenylyl-sulfate kinase, producing MTTASTLWFTGLSGAGKSTLATATAKALRARGHACTVLDGDIMRQGLCQGLGFSPADRRENLRRIAEVAALMNQAGLTVLVATISPLHSDREMARHIIGAAHWVSVYVSTALSVCEQRDAKGLYLRARRGEISDFTGVSAPYEVPSQEQLQIDTAQLTTEQAVHNVLSTLHSHMSNSSKQEKNRL from the coding sequence ATGACGACTGCAAGCACACTGTGGTTTACCGGCCTTTCCGGTGCCGGCAAATCGACCTTGGCCACGGCCACCGCAAAGGCATTGAGGGCGCGTGGCCATGCCTGTACTGTGCTCGACGGCGACATCATGCGGCAAGGTTTGTGTCAAGGCCTGGGTTTCTCTCCCGCCGATCGACGCGAAAATTTGCGTCGTATTGCCGAAGTCGCGGCATTGATGAACCAAGCCGGCCTGACAGTCTTGGTGGCGACTATCTCACCCTTGCACAGTGATCGCGAGATGGCCAGGCACATCATCGGCGCTGCGCATTGGGTGTCGGTGTATGTCTCGACCGCGCTATCAGTATGCGAGCAACGCGATGCCAAGGGTTTATATCTGCGCGCGCGGCGCGGGGAAATCAGCGACTTCACCGGTGTCAGTGCACCCTATGAAGTACCGAGTCAAGAGCAACTGCAGATCGATACTGCACAACTGACGACCGAGCAAGCGGTACACAATGTGCTGTCTACCCTGCATAGCCACATGAGCAACTCAAGCAAGCAAGAAAAGAATCGACTATGA
- a CDS encoding asparagine synthase-related protein — translation MPSPPALPLHDLANGVVAFDLNRTAKPTLSIAFAGRLDECPALAARLGLRGPVPAVTDLLALAYQRWDLAMPEYLLGEFSLILHDSAKQRIVAARDALGIGSLFYAHQGSQLLACARIAPLLDHPQIGRRLNHGKLVRSALIWMEPGPESFYEGVLALPGGSVLCLDASGLRSWSYWQPDPERRLDIPDREVPEALRALLFAAVEARLPAHSTPAALLSGGLDSSSLVAVAASILKKQNRRLLAMSAVLPAHLRSTMEDESAFIAAFSKVDNIDFLEVSDQQRGPFDDVSSTIRAQGKPFINSRQFQFDAFAHAATAHGAETVFGGGFGEHGPTNHGNGFYVELFRSGQWWLLAKELQARARVYGLPVQRVLKSELLRPLAPTWLLKLVGRSQPASSTHMLEQQPFQHAYLAQHLPQAPATLLAQLSQSSQSYRHPRAIQASSIAKFQTQAGLRGANELGVHFSLPLLDQRIIEFCLAAPTHLKVSNGYPRSLIRHAMNGLLPAQIQWRTSKQPFSPDFHLRYNRQRYLAEQLFASIGAHDPIRAVIDVARLQKMVGIEMQSNRCDTQIDFAAMHMVPRAIYLIQFLRQFPEFA, via the coding sequence ATGCCCTCCCCCCCTGCGCTTCCTTTGCACGACTTAGCCAACGGCGTGGTGGCCTTTGACCTGAACCGAACGGCCAAGCCGACGCTGTCGATTGCCTTCGCCGGCAGACTGGACGAATGCCCAGCCCTGGCCGCGCGTCTGGGGCTGCGTGGGCCTGTGCCGGCAGTGACAGATTTGCTGGCACTGGCCTATCAGCGCTGGGATCTGGCTATGCCCGAGTACTTGCTGGGGGAATTTAGCTTGATTCTTCACGACAGCGCCAAGCAGAGAATTGTCGCGGCCCGCGATGCACTGGGAATCGGCAGTTTGTTTTATGCCCATCAGGGTAGCCAATTACTGGCTTGCGCGCGGATCGCCCCCTTGCTCGATCATCCGCAAATCGGCCGCCGCCTCAACCACGGCAAACTGGTACGCAGCGCATTGATTTGGATGGAGCCTGGCCCAGAGAGTTTTTACGAAGGCGTGCTGGCATTGCCCGGTGGCAGTGTATTGTGTCTTGATGCCAGCGGTTTGCGCAGCTGGTCTTACTGGCAACCAGACCCGGAACGGCGTCTCGACATCCCCGACCGCGAAGTGCCGGAAGCTTTGCGCGCGCTGCTGTTTGCTGCCGTCGAAGCGCGCTTGCCGGCGCACTCCACACCGGCGGCTTTGCTCAGCGGTGGTTTGGATTCCTCGTCTTTGGTGGCGGTGGCGGCGAGCATATTAAAAAAACAAAATCGCCGCTTGCTGGCGATGTCGGCAGTGCTGCCAGCCCATTTGCGCAGCACCATGGAAGATGAATCGGCATTCATCGCGGCCTTTTCCAAAGTCGATAATATTGATTTTCTTGAGGTCAGCGATCAGCAGCGCGGTCCGTTTGATGATGTGTCGTCGACGATACGGGCACAAGGCAAGCCTTTCATCAATTCGCGCCAGTTTCAATTTGATGCCTTTGCCCATGCCGCCACTGCGCACGGCGCAGAAACGGTCTTTGGTGGCGGTTTCGGCGAGCATGGGCCTACCAATCACGGCAACGGTTTTTATGTTGAATTGTTTCGCTCCGGTCAGTGGTGGCTGTTAGCAAAAGAATTACAAGCGAGAGCGCGAGTCTATGGCCTTCCTGTGCAACGCGTACTCAAGAGCGAATTGCTCAGACCCTTAGCACCAACTTGGCTACTCAAACTGGTTGGGCGTTCGCAGCCAGCCAGTTCCACGCACATGCTTGAGCAGCAGCCGTTTCAGCACGCTTATCTCGCGCAGCATTTACCGCAAGCGCCGGCCACTTTGTTGGCGCAGTTAAGTCAGTCAAGCCAAAGCTATCGCCATCCCCGCGCGATACAGGCGTCCAGTATTGCCAAATTCCAGACACAAGCCGGATTACGCGGAGCGAATGAGCTTGGGGTGCATTTTTCCTTGCCTTTGCTCGATCAACGCATCATCGAATTTTGCTTGGCTGCGCCTACCCATCTGAAGGTCAGCAATGGTTATCCGCGCAGTTTGATACGCCACGCGATGAATGGCCTATTGCCAGCGCAAATACAGTGGCGTACCAGTAAGCAACCGTTTTCCCCTGATTTTCATTTGCGCTACAACCGCCAACGCTACTTGGCCGAACAATTGTTCGCCAGCATTGGTGCTCACGATCCGATACGCGCAGTCATCGAT